The Acanthopagrus latus isolate v.2019 chromosome 6, fAcaLat1.1, whole genome shotgun sequence genome includes a region encoding these proteins:
- the LOC119021195 gene encoding vitamin D3 receptor B — protein MESTVVSTSTQASDEFDRNMPRICGVCGDKATGFHFNAMTCEGCKGFFRRSMKRKASFTCPFNGSCTITKDNRRHCQACRLKRCVDIGMMKEFILTDEEVQRKKDLIQRRKDEEAQREAEREARRPRLTDEQSQVIATLVEAHHKTYDDSYSDFCRFRPPVREGPVTRSASRAASLHSLSDASSDSFSHSPESVDTKMNFNNLLMMYQEQGSSPDSSEEEGSSFSMLPHLADLVSYSIQKVIGFAKMIPGFRELTAEDQIALLKSSAIEVIMLRSNQSFNLEDMSWSCGGPDFKYQISDVTKAGHTLELLEPLVKFQVGLKKLDLREEEHVLLMAICLLSPDRPGVQDHARIEALQDRLSETLQAYIQLHHPGGGRLLYAKMIQKLADLRSLNEEHSKQYRSLSFQPEHSMQLTPLVLEVFGSEVS, from the exons ATGGAGTCCACGGTTGTGAGTACGTCCACTCAGGCTTCTGATGAGTTCGACAGGAACATGCCGCGGATCTGCGGTGTCTGCGGCGATAAAGCCACCGGCTTCCACTTCAACGCCATGACCTGTGAGGGCTGCAAGGGTTTTTTCAG aCGCAGCATGAAGCGCAAGGCCAGCTTCACGTGTCCTTTCAACGGCAGTTGCACCATCACCAAGGACAACAGGCGCCACTGCCAGGCATGCCGGCTCAAGCGCTGCGTGGACATCGGCATGATGAAAGAGT TCATTCTGACAGATGAGGaagtgcagaggaagaaggacCTGATTCAACGGAGGAAGGACGAGGAGGCGCAGCGcgaagcagagagggaggcgCGGCGGCCCCGGCTCACTGACGAACAGAGCCAGGTCATCGCCACGCTGGTGGAGGCGCACCACAAAACATATGACGACTCCTACTCTGACTTCTGCCGCTTCAGG CCTCCTGTGCGTGAGGGCCCAGTGACACGTAGCGCCAGCAGAGCGGCTTCGCTCCACTCTCTGTCTGACGCCTCCTCTGACTCTTTCAGTCACTCTCCAG agtCAGTAGACACCAAAATGAACTTCAACAACCTGCTGATGATGTACCAAGAGCAAGGCAGCAGTCCTGACTCCAGCGAGGAGGAGGGCTCCAGCTTCTCCATGCTGCCCCACCTGGCTGACCTGGTCTCCTATAGCATCCAGAAGGTCATTGGATTTGCCAAGATGATCCCTGGGTTTAG GGAGCTGACTGCAGAGGACCAGATTGCTCTGCTCAAGTCCAGCGCCATAGAGGTGATCATGCTGCGCTCTAATCAAAGCTTCAACCTGGAAGACATGTCCTGGAGCTGTGGTGGGCCGGACTTCAAATACCAGATCAGTGACGTCACCAAAG CTGGCCACACTCTGGAGTTGCTGGAGCCGCTGGTGAAGTTCCAGGTGGGCCTGAAGAAGCTCGACCTGCGAGAGGAGGAACACGTGCTGCTGATGGCTATCTGCCTGCTTTCTCCAG ACCGCCCAGGTGTGCAGGATCATGCACGGATCGAAGCCCTCCAAGACAGACTGTCAGAGACCCTGCAGGCCTACATCCAGCTCCACCacccaggaggaggaaggctgcTCTACGCCAAGATGATCCAGAAGCTGGCCGACCTGCGCAGCCTCAACGAGGAGCACTCCAAACAGTACCGCTCGCTCTCCTTCCAGCCGGAGCACAGCATGCAGCTCACCCCGCTGGTGTTGGAGGTGTTCGGCAGCGAAGTCTCCTAG